The bacterium genome segment GCCCGGACTCGACCGGCGCCTGCGGAGAAGCGAGTACGATTCGGCGGTCGAAGAACTCGGACGTCTGGGCCTCGACCGGGGTTGGACCCAGGAACTGGAGAGTCACGGGTACTATCTCCCGGATTTCGAAGGGCCGCAGGTTTTCCCCGACACCTGAGCTCCGGCGGCAATGATTGAACGCCGCGGTCTTTGCTGTATAATCGGCGCCATGAAGAAGGTACGGCAGCGCCTGATATTTTTCGCCGGCGTTTTCCTCGCGGTCATGGTCCTGGGAACCGTGGGGTTCCGGGTTCTGGAGTCGTCGCGCTTCCCGTCTCTCTTCGACAGTTTTTACTTCACCATCGTTACCGTCTCCACCGTCGGCTACGGAGACATGTCGCCCGCGACCTCGCTCGGAAGAGCGCTGGCGGGCTTGGTCATCATCCTCGGGGCCGGAACGTTTCTCGGCGTCCTGGCCAGCGGCACCGACCTGCTCCTTTCCCGGCGGGAAACCGACAGCCATCGCCGCAAAGTCTACATGCTCATGGGAGTCTTTTACGCCGAACTCGGCGACGAACTGCTGGGCCTTTTCTCCCGGGCCGACGGAAACATCGACGGGCTTCGTTCGCTTCTGGGGGTGAAGGTAGACTCGGGCGAAGAGTTCTTTCGGGCTCTCCGGGATCGATCCGAATCGTACCGGCCCGCGCTGGACATGGAAAAAATCAATCTCTCCTCCCTCCGCGACCTTCTGACCGGCGTCCGCCCCAACCTGGTGCGGCTGCTGGAAAACCCCATCCTCGAAGAGCACCGTTCCTTCACCGACCTGCTCTGGAGCACCTTCCATCTCGCCCAGGAGCTGTCGCTGCGCCGCAACGTCTTCAACCTCCCCGCCGCCGACCGCCGCCACCTGGGCGGGGACGTCGCCAGGGTTTACGGTAGACTCATCGGCGGCTGGGTCGACTACATGCAGCATCTTTGGAAGGCCTACCCCTACCTCTACTCCCTGGCGGTGCGCACCAACCCCTTCGACCCCGGCGCTTCTCCGGTCATAACCGACGAAAAACCGGCATCGAACAAGGAGGCGAAAACCGCGTGATCGCAATCGTGGAAAAAATCGAGCACCTGGTCGTGGTCGTTCTCCTGATCATGATGATTGCGGTCATACTCTGCGGAACCGCATGGATGGGATGGGAAACGGTCCGGCAGCTTTTGACGCCGCCCCTTTTTCTCCTCGACACCTCCAAGATGATGGAGCTTTTCGGCCTTTTCTTCATGATCCTGATCGGCCTGGAGCTGCTGGAGACGGTAAAAACCTATCTGAGCGGCAATCAGCTTCACGTGGAAGTCATCTTCCTGGTGGCGATGATCGCGGTGGCCAGAAAAGTCATTATCCTGGATATGAAGCACCTCGACCCGGGGGTGCCCCTGGGAATCGCCGTTCTCATCATCTGCCTGGCCGGCGGATACTTCCTGGTTCGGCGGGCCTCCTCTTCCGCCAAGCCCGAACATGTTCAGAAAAAAAATAACGCCGGCTGAGCGCGGGGACCGGGCTGTCCTGCGCGCCCGCTCTCTCGACGGGGCCGAGGGCCGCGATCTCCTGCGTCAACTCCAGGGCCTGGCCGCGGCCGGGGTGTCCTCTTTCTCCCTGGACCTTTCCGCAATCCCGGCTCTCAACAGCCTGCAGGCGGCCTGGCTGTTCCGCATCCGCGAAGAGGCTCGGCGCGGCGGTCTCGAACTCAAAATCGAGGGCGAAGACCGGTGCGTCCGGGAGTTTCTGCAGATGGTCACCCCGGGAATGCGCCCTCCCCCGCCCCCGGTTCCGCCGGAAAGAAACCCGGTGGTCAGGGCGGGCGGCGCCGTCCTGAACGTGGTCCGGGAAGCGGGGCAGGTTTGGAACATCATCGCGGACGCGATTTACTGGTCGTTCATAGCGCCCTTCTCCGGAGGAGGGATCCGGGTCCGGGCCCTGATCGACGAGATCCACGAGATGGGGATCAAGGCCGTTCCCATAGTGGTTACGCTCAACCTGCTGCTGGGACTGGTCATCGCCATGCTTTCGGCCGCCCAGCTCGAGTTGTTCGGCGTTCAGATCTGGGTCGCCAGCCTGGTGGTTATCGGTTTCGCCCGGGAACTGGCCGTCCTTCTGACCGGGATCGTGGTCTCGGCCCGGACCGGTTCGGCCATCGCCGCGGAGCTGGCGACCATGAAGGTCAGCGAGGAAATAGACGCCCTGCGGGGGATGGGGCTGAGCGTGGGAAAATTCCTGATCGCCCCCAAGGTCATGGCCATTCTGCTCTGTATGCCCATCCTCACCGGGATCGGGTTCGTCTCCGGGGTTCTGGGGGGCTTCATCCTCGGTGTCTTCGCCCTGGGCTACAACATCGATCAATGGTGGTTGAAAACCTTGAGTTCGGCTCGGCTTCAGGACCTGAGCCAGGGCCTGATCAAATCCTTCGTCTTCGCCGTACTCATCGTGGTCATCGGGTGCCACAACGGCCTGCGCGTCACCGGAGGCGCTCGGGGGGTGGGAATGGGAACGACCCGGGCGGTGGTGATGGATATCTTCGCCATCATCGTCGCCGACATGTTTTTCGCAACCCTTTTTTACATCATTCTATGACCGCGGGCGGCTGTTCAAAACAATCCGGGTCGGCGGTGGCGGAAGTGCGGGACCTGGTCTGCCGCTACGGGGACCGCGTGGTCTTGAATTCGATATCTTTCGATATCCTCTCCGGCGAAATACTCTGCATCATCGGCGGCTCCGGCTGCGGGAAGACCACCCTCCTTCGCCACCTGGCCGGGCTTCTGAACCCCGCCGCCGGAACCATCCGGTTCTGGGGCGAGAACATCGTCGATATGAACGAAGACGAGCGCTCCGCCTTTTCCCGGCGTATCGGCATCGCTTTCCAGGGGGGGGCGCTTTTCAACTCCATGACCGTGGGCGAGAATATCGCTCTGCCCATCGAAGAGCACGGCATCGTCGATCCGTCCCTGGTCGGAATCATGGTGGAAATGAAACTGGGGCTGGTGGGACTGGGCGGTCTGGAGAACACGATGCCCTCCGAGCTTTCCGGAGGGATGGTCAAGCGGGTCGGCTTCGCCCGCTCGATCGCCACCGACCCCGAAGTCGTTTTTTTCGACGAACCATCGGCGGGCCTCGACCCCATCACTTCCGCCGGGCTGGATCAGCTCATTCTCAAGATCAGGAAGTTGACCGGGTCGACCCTGGTGGTGGTCACGCACGAACTGAACTCGATCGAAACCATAGCCGACCGGATCCTGATGTTGGACGAGGGGAAGATCGTTTTCATGGGGACCCCGGCGGAGGCGTCCCGGAGCCGGGAACCCCGTCTCCGGCAATTTTTCGAACACCGCCCCGACGAAGGGATCGAACCCCATAACCGCTAACCCGGGAGATACGTTTCCATGGCCTCACGAGAACAGAAACTGAAGGCGGGCATATTCCTGCTGGCCGGACTGGCCCTGTTGGCCGCTATTTT includes the following:
- a CDS encoding ATP-binding cassette domain-containing protein, with protein sequence MAEVRDLVCRYGDRVVLNSISFDILSGEILCIIGGSGCGKTTLLRHLAGLLNPAAGTIRFWGENIVDMNEDERSAFSRRIGIAFQGGALFNSMTVGENIALPIEEHGIVDPSLVGIMVEMKLGLVGLGGLENTMPSELSGGMVKRVGFARSIATDPEVVFFDEPSAGLDPITSAGLDQLILKIRKLTGSTLVVVTHELNSIETIADRILMLDEGKIVFMGTPAEASRSREPRLRQFFEHRPDEGIEPHNR
- a CDS encoding potassium channel family protein; the protein is MKKVRQRLIFFAGVFLAVMVLGTVGFRVLESSRFPSLFDSFYFTIVTVSTVGYGDMSPATSLGRALAGLVIILGAGTFLGVLASGTDLLLSRRETDSHRRKVYMLMGVFYAELGDELLGLFSRADGNIDGLRSLLGVKVDSGEEFFRALRDRSESYRPALDMEKINLSSLRDLLTGVRPNLVRLLENPILEEHRSFTDLLWSTFHLAQELSLRRNVFNLPAADRRHLGGDVARVYGRLIGGWVDYMQHLWKAYPYLYSLAVRTNPFDPGASPVITDEKPASNKEAKTA
- a CDS encoding ABC transporter permease encodes the protein MFRKKITPAERGDRAVLRARSLDGAEGRDLLRQLQGLAAAGVSSFSLDLSAIPALNSLQAAWLFRIREEARRGGLELKIEGEDRCVREFLQMVTPGMRPPPPPVPPERNPVVRAGGAVLNVVREAGQVWNIIADAIYWSFIAPFSGGGIRVRALIDEIHEMGIKAVPIVVTLNLLLGLVIAMLSAAQLELFGVQIWVASLVVIGFARELAVLLTGIVVSARTGSAIAAELATMKVSEEIDALRGMGLSVGKFLIAPKVMAILLCMPILTGIGFVSGVLGGFILGVFALGYNIDQWWLKTLSSARLQDLSQGLIKSFVFAVLIVVIGCHNGLRVTGGARGVGMGTTRAVVMDIFAIIVADMFFATLFYIIL
- a CDS encoding phosphate-starvation-inducible PsiE family protein, translated to MIAIVEKIEHLVVVVLLIMMIAVILCGTAWMGWETVRQLLTPPLFLLDTSKMMELFGLFFMILIGLELLETVKTYLSGNQLHVEVIFLVAMIAVARKVIILDMKHLDPGVPLGIAVLIICLAGGYFLVRRASSSAKPEHVQKKNNAG